A DNA window from Halomicrobium mukohataei DSM 12286 contains the following coding sequences:
- a CDS encoding DHH family phosphoesterase encodes MGSCIICGTSVDGHICDLHEEDVLFEFRGDHPNQLTTNRYYSGSVDGFAEFGVFVDIGDRVTGLLHRSELDQRLDSLDWEPGDTVFVKVKNVRDNGNIDLGWSIRQAEREFRGTLIDDPEFDTARLADDVEEDESGNGREEPATGDDADSEPSADDQTAEATTTDTDSSADDQTAEATTTDADAAKVSQADDSERVERSASVVGQGSTGTAESDDTSADAESDDAVDQQRDHPVVAVDSLDDHEGDDVRLEGEIVDVRQTSGPTVFELRDETGTVDCAAFVEAGVRAYPDIVEEDIVRLDGDVRRRRGEIQVETEALVALDDEERQTVVDRMADALDDRARPAAVDALAEDPTIEALADDLVDAATAIRRAVITDRPVIVRHSATADGYVAGVALERATLPLVADEHRRADAQYHYFDRRPLEGGVYDMQDATKDVTNMLENRERHDEKLPLFVFVAAGGTRESLDGFDLLDVYGAPRVVIDDAVADELIADSVDTLVSPSLAGASPTTATALAANVAAHVNEHVQDDLVHLPAVSFWDETPASYLDAAAEAGYDEASVTELRDAVALEAYYQSYEDKRELIKDLLFGDDEDDVTGLAGNVAEQFREKLATEVDTATANIEREEIGGTTVAVLDTDAFTHRYDFPPSTILLDELFRQADSGTDALVGVADDTLFVRADQTVDVHDLADAIDEAAPEAAVRTRSAREQSIRFLSGERDAVIDATLAVVGEQF; translated from the coding sequence ATGGGTTCGTGTATCATCTGTGGCACCTCCGTCGACGGTCACATCTGTGACCTCCACGAGGAGGACGTCCTGTTCGAATTCCGAGGCGACCATCCGAATCAACTGACGACCAACCGATACTACAGCGGCTCCGTCGACGGCTTCGCCGAGTTCGGCGTCTTCGTCGACATCGGTGATCGCGTGACCGGGCTGCTCCACCGCAGCGAGCTGGATCAGCGACTCGACTCGCTGGACTGGGAGCCGGGCGACACCGTCTTCGTGAAGGTGAAAAACGTCCGGGACAACGGGAACATCGACCTCGGCTGGTCGATCCGACAGGCCGAGCGGGAGTTCCGCGGCACGCTGATCGACGACCCCGAGTTCGACACGGCGCGACTCGCCGACGACGTCGAGGAGGACGAGTCGGGAAACGGGCGTGAGGAGCCGGCGACGGGCGACGACGCCGACTCCGAGCCGTCGGCAGACGACCAGACCGCCGAGGCGACGACGACCGACACAGACTCGTCGGCAGACGACCAGACCGCCGAGGCGACGACGACCGACGCCGACGCGGCGAAGGTCAGCCAGGCCGACGACAGCGAGCGCGTCGAACGAAGCGCCAGCGTCGTCGGACAGGGCAGTACGGGGACGGCCGAGAGCGACGACACGTCGGCCGACGCCGAGAGCGACGATGCAGTCGACCAGCAGCGAGACCACCCCGTCGTGGCGGTCGACAGCCTGGACGACCACGAAGGCGACGACGTTCGCCTCGAAGGCGAGATCGTCGACGTTCGCCAGACCAGCGGGCCGACGGTGTTCGAGCTCCGAGACGAGACCGGGACCGTCGACTGTGCGGCCTTCGTCGAGGCGGGCGTCCGCGCCTATCCCGACATCGTCGAAGAGGACATCGTTCGACTGGACGGCGACGTGCGCCGTCGCCGCGGCGAGATTCAGGTCGAGACCGAGGCACTCGTCGCGCTCGACGACGAGGAACGCCAGACCGTCGTAGACCGGATGGCCGACGCGCTCGACGACCGCGCCCGGCCCGCCGCCGTCGACGCACTCGCCGAGGACCCGACGATCGAGGCACTGGCCGACGATCTCGTCGACGCCGCGACGGCGATCCGGCGCGCAGTCATCACCGATCGCCCAGTGATCGTCCGCCACTCCGCGACCGCCGACGGCTACGTCGCCGGCGTGGCTCTCGAACGGGCGACGCTCCCGCTGGTCGCCGACGAGCACCGCCGAGCCGACGCGCAGTACCACTACTTCGATCGACGACCGCTGGAAGGCGGCGTCTACGACATGCAAGACGCCACCAAGGACGTGACGAACATGCTCGAAAACCGGGAGCGCCACGACGAGAAGCTCCCGCTTTTCGTCTTCGTCGCCGCCGGCGGGACCCGCGAGAGCCTCGACGGCTTCGATCTGCTCGACGTGTACGGCGCACCCCGCGTCGTGATCGACGACGCCGTCGCCGACGAACTGATCGCCGACTCGGTCGACACGCTCGTCAGTCCGTCGCTGGCCGGCGCGTCGCCGACGACGGCGACGGCGCTGGCGGCCAACGTCGCCGCCCACGTCAACGAGCACGTACAGGACGATCTCGTCCATCTGCCGGCCGTCAGCTTCTGGGACGAGACGCCCGCGTCCTACCTCGACGCCGCGGCGGAGGCGGGCTACGACGAAGCCTCGGTTACGGAGCTTCGCGACGCGGTCGCGCTGGAAGCGTACTACCAGTCCTACGAGGACAAGCGCGAACTGATCAAGGACCTGCTCTTTGGCGACGACGAGGACGACGTGACCGGGCTCGCCGGCAACGTCGCCGAGCAGTTCCGCGAGAAGCTCGCGACGGAGGTCGACACCGCGACGGCCAACATCGAGCGCGAGGAGATCGGCGGGACGACCGTCGCCGTCCTCGACACCGACGCCTTCACGCACCGCTACGACTTCCCGCCGTCGACGATCCTGCTCGACGAACTGTTCCGGCAAGCCGACAGCGGGACGGACGCACTCGTCGGCGTCGCCGACGACACGCTGTTCGTGCGGGCCGACCAGACGGTCGACGTACACGACCTCGCCGACGCGATCGACGAGGCCGCACCGGAAGCGGCCGTCCGGACACGCAGCGCCCGCGAGCAGTCGATCCGATTCCTCTCGGGCGAGCGCGACGCCGTCATCGACGCGACGCTGGCCGTCGTCGGCGAGCAGTTCTGA
- a CDS encoding YIP1 family protein, with product MTQWVENPTGGRDRGPIALVRAWAEILLRPQRFFQAGIAPGDQAPGLVFIAVVVLVEEGSRFAVVELAQRGQLSLGPYDYPVIGDLEPLTALLALVAIVVFVAPAVLHLTAAAQTLLLAPLAPDRGGISETVQVIAYATAPCVFAGLPLPEVRIACGIWAAGLYVYGMGTIHNLSLPRALVVSVAPAAVLFGYGFRAFAAADALL from the coding sequence GTGACACAGTGGGTCGAGAACCCGACGGGCGGGCGCGACCGCGGCCCGATCGCGCTCGTTCGCGCGTGGGCCGAGATACTTCTGCGACCGCAACGGTTCTTCCAGGCGGGGATCGCACCCGGCGATCAGGCACCGGGACTCGTCTTCATCGCCGTCGTCGTCCTCGTCGAGGAGGGGTCGCGGTTCGCGGTCGTCGAACTCGCTCAGCGCGGACAGCTGTCGCTCGGGCCGTACGACTACCCGGTGATCGGTGACCTGGAACCACTGACGGCGCTGCTGGCGCTGGTCGCCATCGTCGTCTTCGTCGCGCCCGCGGTGCTTCACCTCACGGCGGCCGCCCAGACGCTCCTGTTGGCACCGCTGGCACCGGATCGGGGCGGCATCAGCGAGACCGTGCAGGTGATCGCCTACGCGACAGCTCCGTGTGTCTTCGCCGGGCTACCGCTCCCGGAGGTGCGGATCGCCTGTGGCATCTGGGCTGCCGGGCTGTACGTCTACGGAATGGGGACGATCCACAACCTCTCGCTCCCGCGTGCCCTCGTCGTCAGCGTCGCTCCCGCGGCCGTCCTCTTTGGCTACGGCTTTCGGGCCTTCGCGGCGGCCGACGCGTTGCTGTAG
- a CDS encoding NADPH-dependent FMN reductase: MTRTNVVGICGSLREGSYTRQSLQIALTAAQAAGGDTDLLDLREWDLPVFDPDAEDAGDAAAFRERIREADSILLGTPVYHGSFSTPMKNALDYCGFDEFENKTVGLLCVAGGGFPVTALEHLRSVGRSLDCWVIPHQAALPRASSAFEDGQLVDEAMRDRVETLGREAVQYANIEPDPQSIESCENVGADD; the protein is encoded by the coding sequence ATGACGCGAACGAACGTCGTCGGCATCTGTGGCAGTCTCCGCGAGGGCAGTTACACGCGACAGAGCCTCCAGATCGCACTGACGGCCGCACAGGCGGCCGGTGGCGACACCGACCTGCTCGACCTCCGCGAGTGGGACCTCCCCGTGTTCGACCCCGACGCCGAGGACGCTGGCGACGCAGCGGCGTTCCGCGAGCGGATCCGAGAAGCCGACTCGATCCTGCTGGGAACGCCGGTCTACCACGGCTCGTTCTCGACGCCGATGAAGAACGCGCTGGACTACTGTGGCTTCGACGAGTTCGAGAACAAGACCGTCGGCCTCCTGTGTGTCGCCGGTGGGGGCTTCCCCGTGACGGCGCTGGAGCATCTCCGGTCGGTCGGACGGTCGCTGGACTGCTGGGTGATTCCACACCAGGCGGCGCTCCCACGCGCGTCGAGCGCCTTCGAGGACGGCCAGCTCGTCGACGAGGCGATGCGCGACCGCGTCGAGACGCTCGGGCGCGAGGCCGTCCAGTACGCGAACATCGAGCCCGATCCCCAGAGTATCGAGAGCTGCGAGAACGTCGGGGCGGACGACTGA
- a CDS encoding HhH-GPD family protein — translation MTELPGAVPENREAVQRALIEWYEADHRSFPWRETDDAYEILVSEVMSQQTQLGRVVEAWRAFLDRWPDAEALAATDQSDVVAFWTAHSLGYNNRAKYLHTAANQIIDEWDGAFPETPAELQELHGVGPYTANAVASFAFNAGDAVVDTNVKRVLHRAFDVPDDDAAFEEVAGALMPDGRSRIWNNAIMELGGVACEKTPACDAAGCPWREWCHAYDTGDFTAPDVPTQPDFEGSRRQFRGRIVNVLGEYDRLALDDLGPRVRVDYAPEGEHGREWLRGLVEDLADDGLVSVEDGDESLVVGLSE, via the coding sequence ATGACGGAGCTGCCGGGCGCAGTCCCCGAGAACCGCGAGGCCGTCCAGCGGGCCCTGATCGAGTGGTACGAGGCCGACCACCGGTCGTTTCCCTGGCGCGAGACCGACGACGCCTACGAGATCCTCGTCTCCGAGGTGATGAGCCAGCAGACCCAGCTGGGCCGCGTCGTCGAGGCCTGGCGGGCGTTCCTCGATCGGTGGCCCGACGCCGAGGCGCTGGCGGCCACCGACCAGTCCGACGTGGTCGCGTTCTGGACGGCCCACTCGCTGGGGTACAACAACCGGGCGAAGTACCTCCACACCGCCGCGAACCAGATCATCGACGAGTGGGACGGCGCGTTCCCCGAGACGCCCGCCGAACTGCAGGAGCTCCACGGCGTCGGCCCCTACACCGCCAACGCGGTCGCCTCGTTCGCGTTCAACGCGGGCGACGCCGTCGTCGACACGAACGTCAAGCGCGTCCTCCACCGCGCGTTCGACGTGCCCGACGACGACGCGGCGTTCGAGGAAGTCGCGGGGGCGCTCATGCCCGACGGACGGTCACGGATATGGAACAACGCGATCATGGAGCTCGGCGGGGTCGCCTGCGAGAAGACGCCGGCCTGCGACGCCGCCGGCTGCCCGTGGCGCGAGTGGTGTCACGCCTACGACACCGGCGACTTCACTGCGCCGGACGTGCCCACCCAGCCCGATTTCGAGGGGAGCCGTCGGCAGTTCCGCGGGCGGATCGTCAACGTCCTCGGCGAGTACGACCGCCTCGCCTTGGACGACCTCGGCCCGCGCGTGCGAGTCGACTACGCGCCCGAGGGCGAACACGGCCGAGAGTGGCTCCGCGGCCTCGTCGAGGACCTCGCGGACGACGGCCTCGTCAGCGTCGAGGACGGCGACGAGTCGCTGGTGGTCGGTCTCAGCGAGTGA
- a CDS encoding TrmB family transcriptional regulator encodes MTELGALGLSSYEEKVYRTLLLTGAATATELSEASSVPKGRIYDVLNGLEARRVVRLQSSDPKQYVAVEPEAVVDRLLAERAYELRQEWHHYRERAAAVRTNVLPTPPTESSFWLGSLGSEEMRSALQEHMRTAEEFVHGIVGTPYENATWETLQTECDAFFEGASADLTVQLLVSEKVALTLPETFDRLIADQPGDVAVRTLPDVGLSFDVVDGIGTTIDIPHPVAADDRIGVLGIKDSEIVEEFERHFQQLWAGAAPLVE; translated from the coding sequence ATGACGGAGCTGGGTGCGCTCGGCCTGTCGAGCTACGAGGAGAAGGTGTATCGGACGCTGTTACTGACGGGTGCGGCGACGGCGACCGAGCTCTCCGAGGCCAGCAGCGTGCCGAAAGGTCGCATCTACGACGTGCTCAACGGCCTCGAAGCCCGGAGAGTGGTCCGACTCCAGTCGAGTGATCCGAAGCAGTACGTCGCCGTCGAGCCGGAGGCCGTCGTCGACAGGCTGCTGGCCGAACGGGCCTACGAGCTGAGACAGGAGTGGCACCACTACCGGGAGCGAGCGGCGGCGGTCCGCACGAACGTGCTCCCGACGCCACCGACCGAGAGCAGCTTCTGGCTGGGCTCGCTGGGCAGCGAGGAGATGCGTTCGGCGCTGCAAGAACACATGCGCACCGCCGAGGAGTTCGTCCACGGCATCGTCGGGACGCCCTACGAGAACGCGACGTGGGAGACGCTCCAGACGGAGTGTGATGCCTTCTTCGAGGGCGCGAGCGCGGATCTGACGGTGCAGCTCCTCGTCAGCGAGAAGGTGGCGCTGACGCTGCCCGAGACGTTCGACCGGCTGATCGCCGACCAGCCTGGCGACGTGGCCGTCAGGACGCTGCCCGACGTGGGACTGTCCTTCGACGTCGTCGACGGGATCGGGACGACCATCGACATCCCGCACCCGGTCGCCGCCGACGATCGAATCGGCGTCCTCGGCATCAAAGACTCGGAGATCGTCGAGGAGTTCGAACGGCACTTCCAGCAACTGTGGGCCGGTGCAGCGCCGCTCGTCGAGTGA
- a CDS encoding ArsR/SmtB family transcription factor produces MDLAGRIVRRFRGDPDEPVIAGIEDEDADQLFDALSSEMSRAVLAACYDDGRTRSELADDLETSIQNISYHVDKLESAGLLEPVETRYGANGSEVLVYEPSKQAVVIAAGETTFVDRLSEAIDTLFAPVALAGLLAIVVGVLVRGPAPVGMMGGGPMNETTGTQVGLVAASVTFVSCLLIISLMEKKGAFNSGKTDGSRREGLMSVLFGRSVTRTRQDAMLITALVFVTFLALDLVATGAGHQLTVAASITIQLAIPGGIVLATVLAYSNDGLLMSWGASSAPIVGIWAYLVAGVLTSGGFAPILIALGPVVVTLVAAPVGSIAYLGGRITAKHFRGRNIESLSRRAIGLFVAHLITAGAIVAGWALVLR; encoded by the coding sequence ATGGATCTCGCCGGTCGGATCGTCCGTCGGTTTCGGGGTGACCCCGACGAGCCGGTGATCGCTGGTATCGAAGACGAAGATGCTGATCAACTGTTCGATGCGCTTAGCTCCGAGATGTCGCGGGCGGTGTTAGCAGCGTGCTACGATGACGGACGGACTCGATCGGAGCTGGCGGATGATCTAGAAACGAGCATCCAAAACATCAGCTATCACGTCGACAAGCTCGAATCTGCTGGGTTACTTGAACCAGTCGAAACACGGTATGGAGCGAACGGCAGCGAGGTTCTCGTCTACGAACCATCGAAACAGGCAGTTGTTATCGCGGCGGGAGAGACTACTTTCGTCGATCGGCTCTCTGAGGCGATCGATACGTTGTTCGCACCGGTCGCCCTTGCTGGGCTTCTAGCAATAGTTGTGGGCGTACTTGTCCGCGGTCCTGCACCAGTTGGAATGATGGGTGGTGGACCAATGAATGAGACCACAGGAACACAAGTAGGGCTCGTAGCTGCCAGTGTCACGTTCGTTTCTTGCCTACTCATCATATCTTTGATGGAGAAAAAAGGTGCGTTCAATAGTGGCAAAACAGACGGTTCCCGCCGAGAGGGTTTGATGAGTGTTTTGTTCGGACGGAGCGTCACCAGAACCCGACAAGATGCTATGCTGATCACAGCTCTCGTGTTCGTGACGTTTCTGGCGCTCGACTTGGTTGCTACCGGTGCTGGACACCAATTGACCGTGGCAGCATCGATCACGATTCAACTGGCAATTCCCGGGGGGATCGTGCTAGCTACCGTGCTAGCATACTCTAACGACGGCTTATTGATGAGTTGGGGGGCTTCAAGTGCACCTATCGTTGGTATCTGGGCCTATCTCGTCGCTGGCGTTCTCACAAGCGGTGGTTTTGCACCTATCTTGATCGCACTCGGGCCGGTTGTAGTTACGCTGGTTGCTGCACCAGTAGGATCGATCGCTTATCTCGGCGGTCGAATAACTGCCAAACATTTCCGAGGCCGGAACATTGAATCCCTTTCGAGACGGGCCATTGGGCTCTTCGTAGCACATCTGATCACGGCTGGTGCGATTGTAGCCGGTTGGGCTCTCGTACTTAGGTAG
- a CDS encoding DMT family transporter yields the protein MHPYVLLGGAIVSELLGTTALKLSDGFSRPLPSLGVVVGYGVAFYLVSLTLEELPIGVVYGTWAALGIVGVAAIGVVVFDEPIDPVGIVGILLIVGGVYCVNVLSQMSAH from the coding sequence ATGCATCCGTACGTCCTGCTCGGTGGTGCGATCGTCTCCGAACTCCTCGGTACGACTGCCCTGAAGCTCTCAGACGGATTCTCACGGCCGTTGCCCAGCCTCGGGGTCGTCGTCGGCTACGGCGTCGCCTTCTACCTCGTCTCGCTGACGCTCGAAGAGTTGCCCATCGGCGTCGTCTACGGGACGTGGGCGGCACTGGGGATCGTCGGTGTCGCAGCGATCGGCGTCGTCGTCTTCGACGAGCCCATAGACCCCGTGGGGATCGTCGGGATTCTCCTCATCGTCGGCGGCGTCTACTGTGTCAACGTCCTGTCTCAGATGTCCGCCCACTGA
- a CDS encoding digeranylgeranylglycerophospholipid reductase, with the protein MRDNYDVVVAGAGPAGAQCARDLADRGYDVVVLETETAEEFPARSDKSTGGTFASMMTAFGIPDDVVMHATDAVVLESPNDHFVRDQPGFVLDFPAFKQFLVDDGRAKGAEYRFDARVRDPIVEDGSVVGVRYNGAETVYGDIVVDATGPAAPLATELGVVDLERRNHAIGIEHQFEGVELDHPDYADLSDAMMLRLDHDFAPGGYSWIFHTGGDTAKVGVCYIQNEQYRAHASDDRTVDGYLDHWLDSDPRFADASRVESTQVRGSAHVQPPESMSTDSFVAIGDTVPSVDPVWGEGIDKGMRSARAAAMTADRCLTGGVDTSREAMAVYDDLWHERVAPRQERRLFMTRLLYLVPNERYDRLMRDLNALDRETLSKINEGSRRQILRLLSPSDLSYLWRYVREFALPV; encoded by the coding sequence ATGCGTGACAACTACGACGTGGTCGTCGCCGGTGCGGGCCCGGCCGGGGCCCAGTGTGCGCGAGATCTCGCCGACCGCGGGTACGACGTGGTCGTACTGGAGACCGAGACGGCCGAGGAGTTCCCGGCCCGGAGCGACAAGTCCACGGGCGGGACGTTCGCGTCGATGATGACGGCCTTCGGGATCCCGGACGACGTGGTGATGCACGCGACCGACGCCGTCGTACTGGAATCGCCCAACGACCACTTCGTCCGGGACCAGCCGGGTTTCGTGCTGGACTTCCCGGCGTTCAAGCAGTTCCTCGTCGACGACGGCCGGGCGAAGGGTGCCGAGTATCGGTTCGACGCTCGCGTCCGCGACCCGATCGTCGAAGACGGCTCCGTTGTCGGGGTCCGGTACAACGGGGCGGAGACGGTCTACGGTGACATCGTCGTCGACGCGACCGGACCGGCGGCACCGCTGGCGACGGAGCTGGGCGTCGTCGATCTCGAACGCCGGAACCACGCCATCGGCATCGAGCACCAGTTCGAGGGCGTCGAACTGGACCATCCCGACTACGCCGATCTGTCGGACGCGATGATGCTCCGGCTGGACCACGACTTCGCACCCGGCGGCTACTCGTGGATCTTCCACACCGGCGGCGACACGGCCAAAGTCGGCGTCTGCTACATCCAGAACGAGCAGTACCGGGCCCACGCGAGCGACGACCGGACCGTCGACGGCTACCTCGATCACTGGCTCGACAGCGACCCGCGCTTTGCCGACGCCAGCCGAGTCGAGTCGACCCAGGTCCGTGGCTCCGCACACGTTCAGCCGCCGGAATCGATGAGTACCGACTCGTTCGTGGCGATCGGCGACACGGTCCCCTCCGTCGATCCCGTGTGGGGCGAGGGGATCGACAAGGGAATGCGCTCGGCACGCGCGGCGGCGATGACCGCGGATCGCTGTCTCACCGGGGGCGTGGATACGTCCCGCGAAGCGATGGCGGTCTACGACGATCTCTGGCACGAACGGGTGGCTCCCAGACAGGAGCGTCGCCTGTTCATGACGCGACTGCTGTATCTCGTGCCCAACGAGCGATACGATCGGCTCATGCGGGACCTGAACGCTCTGGATCGTGAGACCCTCTCGAAGATCAACGAGGGCAGCAGACGGCAGATCCTCAGACTCCTCTCGCCGAGCGATCTCTCCTACCTCTGGCGATACGTCCGGGAGTTCGCGCTGCCCGTCTAG
- a CDS encoding aminotransferase class III-fold pyridoxal phosphate-dependent enzyme, with amino-acid sequence MDRDSVEPTVGDLPGERASEWVEYHHEHAAPSTYVYEFVWDRDAPAIGPFCTDVDGNVLMDWTGHVGAMPLGYNNPKVLDPLSAFDLVEPTKIAGQDFYATGTGSDLPGAAGLMDRLTDISSHYGMDTVFLSNSGAEAVENAIKISYDHRRGKYAITFEGAFHGRTLGALSLNRSKAVYRRQFPEIATVHDAPFCDDRHCTPESCDCGFFTGDGSVLGRMLDPKTGHVDPDDVSYIIFEPIQGEGGYRFPSDAFATEIADIAERHGVPIVVDEVQTGLGRTGEWWGSDHYPFDPDVIASAKALRVGATIASADVFPDEKGRLSSTWGAGDVLACAQGALTIDAIEEYDLLDNATERGRAFVERFRDATAQSAAVEDVRGEGLLLAVEFDSKERREAVIEAAMQRGLLTLGCGRKTLRLLPPLDSTRREIELGSGLLADAIDAVA; translated from the coding sequence ATGGATCGTGACAGCGTCGAACCGACGGTCGGGGACCTCCCCGGCGAACGCGCAAGCGAGTGGGTCGAGTACCACCACGAGCACGCAGCCCCCAGCACCTACGTCTACGAGTTCGTCTGGGACCGCGACGCACCGGCGATCGGTCCCTTCTGTACCGACGTGGACGGCAACGTCCTGATGGACTGGACCGGCCACGTCGGCGCGATGCCACTGGGCTACAACAACCCCAAAGTCCTCGATCCGCTGTCGGCGTTCGACCTCGTCGAGCCCACGAAGATCGCGGGACAGGACTTCTACGCGACCGGCACCGGCTCGGATCTCCCCGGCGCGGCCGGGCTGATGGATCGCCTGACGGACATCTCCAGTCACTACGGGATGGACACCGTCTTCCTCTCGAACAGCGGTGCCGAGGCGGTCGAGAACGCCATCAAGATCAGCTACGACCACCGCCGGGGCAAGTACGCGATCACCTTCGAAGGTGCCTTCCACGGCCGAACGCTGGGGGCGCTCTCGCTCAACCGCTCGAAGGCGGTGTACCGCAGACAGTTCCCCGAGATCGCGACGGTCCACGACGCCCCCTTCTGTGACGACCGCCACTGCACGCCCGAGAGCTGTGACTGTGGCTTCTTCACGGGCGACGGCTCGGTGCTGGGACGGATGCTCGACCCCAAGACCGGCCACGTCGACCCCGACGACGTGTCCTACATCATCTTCGAGCCGATCCAGGGCGAGGGAGGGTACCGGTTTCCCAGCGACGCCTTCGCGACGGAGATCGCCGACATCGCCGAGCGACACGGCGTACCGATCGTCGTCGACGAGGTCCAGACCGGTCTGGGGCGCACTGGCGAGTGGTGGGGCTCGGATCACTACCCGTTCGATCCGGACGTGATCGCCAGCGCGAAGGCGCTCCGTGTCGGCGCGACCATCGCCAGCGCGGACGTGTTCCCCGACGAGAAGGGGCGACTCTCTTCGACGTGGGGAGCTGGAGACGTGCTCGCGTGCGCCCAGGGCGCGCTCACCATCGACGCCATCGAGGAGTACGATCTGCTCGACAACGCGACCGAGCGAGGGCGGGCGTTCGTCGAGCGGTTCCGCGACGCGACGGCCCAGTCGGCGGCCGTAGAAGACGTTCGCGGCGAGGGGCTCTTGCTCGCCGTCGAGTTCGACAGCAAGGAACGACGGGAAGCGGTGATCGAGGCCGCCATGCAACGCGGACTGTTGACGCTTGGCTGCGGTCGGAAGACGCTGCGCCTGCTCCCGCCGCTCGACTCGACGCGCAGGGAGATCGAGTTGGGGTCCGGACTGCTCGCGGATGCCATCGACGCGGTGGCCTGA
- a CDS encoding MgtC/SapB family protein: MIALTTLGLSPVGDEVGRIVLAAALGMFLGIEREWSQKSAGIRTFALLSLLGAVFTLVEADSLLVVGGLLVIVQGVLLAAEGFRDEAAGLSLTTSVSMLVAYGVGALVMQSYILEGVTVAILSSLLLVLKRELHSFAWGLSRAELRSATEFAILAFVVYPLLPAAPVPVSVGELSLELELRVAWLLVVTVAGIGIANYAIVQTYGGRGIAVTGFFGGLASSTAVVGTMLDHVRQRPAAASYALAAILLADAAMALRNLVIAIAFTFERGILYQSIVPLGAVAIGSVAVAAYTADWTESVEMELDSPFSLRNALVFGGIFLVVLVASTVARAQFGTGGLYLTALLSGLVSSGAGTTSAVLLYRGGAVDSNTATIAILLATAASIAVKAGLTIASPDRRFAVRVALWSLALLAGATAVTLAVIL, from the coding sequence GTGATCGCGCTGACGACACTCGGACTGAGTCCGGTCGGCGACGAGGTGGGGCGCATCGTCCTCGCGGCGGCCCTCGGGATGTTCCTGGGCATCGAACGGGAGTGGTCCCAGAAGTCCGCCGGGATCCGCACGTTCGCCCTCCTCAGCCTGCTCGGTGCCGTCTTCACGCTCGTCGAGGCCGACAGCCTGCTCGTGGTCGGCGGCCTGCTCGTCATCGTCCAGGGCGTGTTGCTGGCGGCGGAGGGGTTCAGGGACGAGGCGGCGGGGCTGTCCCTGACGACCTCCGTCTCGATGCTGGTCGCCTACGGCGTCGGCGCGCTCGTGATGCAGTCGTACATCCTCGAAGGCGTGACCGTCGCGATTCTCTCGTCGCTCTTGCTGGTGCTCAAACGCGAACTCCACAGCTTCGCCTGGGGTCTCAGCCGCGCCGAGTTGCGCTCTGCGACGGAGTTCGCGATCCTCGCGTTCGTGGTCTACCCGCTGTTGCCCGCCGCTCCGGTCCCGGTCTCGGTCGGGGAGCTCTCCCTGGAACTGGAGTTGCGCGTCGCGTGGCTGCTCGTCGTCACCGTCGCGGGCATCGGCATCGCGAACTACGCGATCGTCCAGACCTACGGCGGACGGGGCATCGCGGTGACCGGTTTTTTCGGCGGGCTGGCCTCCTCGACGGCCGTCGTCGGGACCATGCTCGATCACGTCCGCCAGCGGCCGGCCGCCGCGAGCTACGCCCTGGCGGCGATCCTGCTGGCCGACGCCGCCATGGCGCTGCGGAATCTCGTCATCGCGATCGCGTTCACGTTCGAGCGGGGGATCCTCTATCAGTCGATCGTCCCGCTCGGTGCCGTCGCGATCGGGAGTGTCGCCGTCGCGGCCTACACCGCCGACTGGACGGAGTCGGTCGAGATGGAACTCGACAGTCCGTTCTCGCTCCGCAACGCGCTCGTGTTCGGCGGGATCTTCCTCGTCGTTCTGGTGGCGAGCACGGTCGCGAGAGCCCAGTTCGGTACCGGCGGACTGTACCTGACCGCGCTGCTGTCGGGGCTGGTCTCCAGCGGCGCGGGCACCACCTCGGCGGTGTTGCTCTATCGGGGCGGTGCCGTCGACTCGAACACCGCGACGATCGCCATCTTGCTGGCGACGGCCGCGAGCATCGCGGTGAAAGCCGGCCTGACGATCGCGAGTCCGGACCGTCGCTTCGCGGTCAGAGTGGCGCTCTGGAGCCTCGCGCTGCTGGCCGGCGCGACCGCAGTGACGCTCGCGGTGATCCTCTGA